In one window of Maribacter sp. BPC-D8 DNA:
- a CDS encoding TPM domain-containing protein, with the protein MKIATRIFILFLTVNFLSCKGNAQESETAEKKIEISKTTKPTLPESIGIINDYGEVFTEPQRAELSKILYDYDIETTRQIVVVTIDSIKPYDNIHRYATDLGQTWGVGTAEKNNGLTIVLCKPCRQIGIATGTGTELILTDEICKKVIEEKIIPEFKNDEFYLGIKKGVLALIEKWK; encoded by the coding sequence ATGAAAATCGCAACTAGAATATTCATCCTTTTTTTAACTGTAAATTTTCTTTCTTGTAAAGGAAATGCACAAGAATCGGAGACAGCTGAAAAGAAAATTGAAATTTCAAAAACGACAAAGCCTACTTTGCCTGAATCAATCGGAATTATAAATGATTACGGAGAAGTCTTTACAGAACCTCAACGTGCCGAATTATCAAAAATACTTTATGATTACGATATTGAAACAACGAGACAAATTGTGGTAGTAACTATTGATAGCATAAAACCTTATGACAACATTCACAGATACGCAACAGATCTAGGTCAAACTTGGGGAGTAGGAACCGCCGAAAAGAATAACGGTTTAACAATTGTTCTTTGTAAACCTTGCAGGCAAATAGGCATTGCAACCGGTACCGGAACAGAACTAATATTAACCGACGAAATTTGTAAAAAAGTAATTGAAGAAAAAATAATACCCGAATTTAAAAATGATGAATTTTATCTCGGTATTAAAAAAGGCGTATTAGCATTAATAGAAAAGTGGAAATAA
- a CDS encoding BACON domain-containing protein, giving the protein MSKLLAVIPFFLFIFVSCETSDVDGKWDDNIKLSENNITISAEANTVLITTKGSSWWVAGIILNDDSDYDISDIDTTQLDFVISTEDFIIERKNAKEIHVSITPNNTGLERTLTVSLQAGNYFDGFNVHQTID; this is encoded by the coding sequence ATGAGTAAACTTTTAGCGGTTATTCCATTTTTCCTTTTCATATTCGTATCATGTGAGACTAGTGATGTTGATGGCAAATGGGACGACAATATTAAGCTTTCAGAAAATAATATTACAATTTCTGCCGAAGCAAATACAGTTCTCATAACAACAAAAGGTAGTTCTTGGTGGGTTGCTGGAATAATACTGAATGATGATTCAGATTATGATATTTCTGATATTGATACTACACAATTAGATTTCGTGATATCAACGGAAGACTTTATCATAGAAAGAAAAAATGCAAAAGAAATTCATGTCTCCATAACACCAAACAACACAGGTTTAGAAAGAACCTTAACCGTTTCGTTACAAGCTGGTAATTACTTTGACGGATTCAACGTGCACCAAACTATAGATTAA
- a CDS encoding SMI1/KNR4 family protein, with amino-acid sequence MTISQKIKQLFNLDEGINSFGYEEVELAEVETRLKLNLPETLRAYYLTLGKNTSINNAHNNLFKPTEIGFSNDMYLMFYEENQSVVNWGIKHTDLQLDNPPVWGNYGSNELPDWQLEANTTELFLLLMAIVNGTLGGLKFNTNSFETVKPEVVRTIKMSWTEIEEISCNKQKMYTNDFKEVISLSFDEKENCTAIFTGTNNKHRFDNLIDSLKIKWSYISTEDDEDVDQK; translated from the coding sequence ATGACTATTTCACAAAAAATAAAGCAACTTTTTAATTTAGATGAAGGTATAAATTCTTTTGGTTACGAAGAAGTTGAACTTGCTGAAGTTGAAACAAGATTAAAATTAAATCTTCCAGAAACACTTAGAGCATATTATTTGACCTTAGGTAAAAATACGAGCATAAATAATGCTCACAACAATCTATTTAAACCTACTGAAATAGGGTTTTCTAATGACATGTATTTAATGTTTTATGAAGAAAACCAATCTGTAGTTAATTGGGGAATCAAGCATACAGACCTGCAACTTGACAATCCGCCGGTTTGGGGTAATTACGGCTCAAATGAATTACCCGATTGGCAATTAGAAGCCAATACAACCGAATTATTTTTACTTCTTATGGCAATCGTTAATGGAACGCTTGGCGGTCTAAAATTTAATACGAACAGTTTTGAAACCGTTAAGCCAGAAGTAGTCAGAACAATCAAAATGAGCTGGACTGAAATAGAAGAGATTAGTTGTAACAAGCAAAAAATGTATACCAACGACTTTAAAGAAGTTATAAGCCTAAGTTTTGACGAAAAAGAAAATTGCACTGCCATTTTTACTGGAACAAATAATAAACATCGATTTGATAATCTTATCGATAGTTTAAAAATAAAATGGTCTTATATTTCTACTGAAGATGACGAAGATGTTGATCAAAAATAG